Genomic window (Fibrobacter sp. UBA4297):
TTCCTGATGCGGAGGGCTGCCTTGGATAGCTGGAGAATGGTATAGCTGTCGGCTATTGTGCTGAAGCGGACTTTCTTGTCTGTCCGGTCAGTTGTGTCGCGGGCTACAAACTGGTTCAGGTAGAACATAACGGAATCGATGCCCCTGGCAATGGAATCGGCCTTTTCGTCACTCATGGTAAGGAACCCGTTGGTGGACTTCCCATTGGAGTCTTCGTGTTGCTGAGCGTATGAAGCAAGTTCGAATACGTTAATCCCGTCCTGCATTTTCAGAACCGTCTTGCAGAGTCCGATCCAAGCTTCGGAATAGCTGGAGTCTGCGCGGATAGCCTTGCCGAAAAACTTGCGCGCCGAGTCAAAATTGGATTTCTGGAATTCCAGGTATCCGTCGTGAGTTAGTGCCGCCGCGTCGTCACTGTCGGCATCTCGACTGCCTGTTGGGTGAAACAAGTTGCAACCGACGGTCCCTATAGACAGGGCGATTGCTAAAGGCCACATCCATTTGCCTTGCGAAACTTTTTTCATAGTGCCAGTCCTGAAAAATTTTTCTTTACTCCATGTAATAAAATAACTTCATTCTTGCAAAAATGAATAATTTGCTTTTTTTTATAGCTTGTTTTTACGGTATTCTCGTAAAAAAATATATTTGCGCACAATGAATGCTTATAAAGAGTATTTTCCGACGAAGGCTTACCGAATTGCCGAAATGCGACTGTCGACCCTGCTACGAGTGGAACGGGACCGCCTAGACGGAATTGCGGCCGCCTTGGGGCGTGAGTCCGCCATTGGTCCCGACAACTTGAAAGAACAGTTGCCGGAAATACTCAAGTTTACCGAAGCGTACCACTATGCGTACGACCAATACCTGAAGGCCGTGCTTGTGCAACAGCCGCGCCCAATCCAGTGTCGGCCAGCCTGTGGAAATTGCTGCCATCATTACCCGATGTCGGTCGAGCCATTTGAACTTATTTTCATGTACAGCGAACTGCGCAAGCGGGAAGACCTCCTTACGCTGATGGAAGCTTGCCAGATGCGTTCGGACAAGTTTGAGGCTCTGTTCGAGGCGCGCAAGGGTGAAGGACTTTCTGAAGATGATGCCGAAGACAAGGCTCTGCACGACTACTTCTCCTGGTGGCGGTCCTGCCCGTTCTCGAATGCGGTGGGGGATTGCACTGTTTATCCGCTAAGGACGGTCTCATGCCGCATGTACTTTAGCGAAACCGATCCACAGTACTGCACGCCCGATATGCTCCAGACCGAAAAGAACGATAGCTATATAGTTTATATGCCAGATGTTGTCGAAGATGCCGTGTACGGAATCTCGGAGCATTATGCGGCGCTTGACTTGCCGGAAAGCTTCTTTGGGGGGCTTTTGGCGCTGAATGGCTATGAAGGAGTGTTGGGCGCGTGAACGACGGGCAGTTGGACTTGTTCGGCTTTGTCGCTGAACCGGAAAAAAACGAAACCAGGGGCCCTTCTCCGGAC
Coding sequences:
- a CDS encoding YkgJ family cysteine cluster protein, with product MNAYKEYFPTKAYRIAEMRLSTLLRVERDRLDGIAAALGRESAIGPDNLKEQLPEILKFTEAYHYAYDQYLKAVLVQQPRPIQCRPACGNCCHHYPMSVEPFELIFMYSELRKREDLLTLMEACQMRSDKFEALFEARKGEGLSEDDAEDKALHDYFSWWRSCPFSNAVGDCTVYPLRTVSCRMYFSETDPQYCTPDMLQTEKNDSYIVYMPDVVEDAVYGISEHYAALDLPESFFGGLLALNGYEGVLGA